The following are from one region of the Jatrophihabitans telluris genome:
- a CDS encoding NAD(P)(+) transhydrogenase (Re/Si-specific) subunit beta, protein MTLDDGVRVASLIGASAFVLGLHLMNSPATARRGNQLSAAGMTLAVVAVLVQVGHGGTMSATRWLVLLCGALLGAAAGLYSARAVAMTSMPQLVSLFNAVGGGAAALIAVADYQHHPQVSSGTGIASVLDVLIGCVTFSGSLIAAAKLQGYWSQPVSFPGSRLMSSVLALAAVAAGVWVIAGADNAWVLLIVALAATGLGIGMVLPIGGADMPVVISLLNAFTGTAVAMAGFVLSNATLTIAGALVGASGGILTKLMADAMNRSVVSIIAGGFGTGAVGLAAAPGSGGSVRSVAVDDAGLQLAYANKVIIVPGYGLAAAQAQHEARELAELLEERGVEVSYAIHPVAGRMPGHMNVLLAEANVPYDQLREMEEINPEFERTDVALVVGANDVTNPAARRPGNAVSGMPILDVDRAKSVLVIKRSMASGYAGIDNDLYTDPRTSMLFADAKKGLAALVTAIKAVG, encoded by the coding sequence ATGACCCTCGATGACGGAGTGCGGGTTGCCTCGCTGATCGGTGCCTCGGCGTTCGTGCTCGGCCTGCACCTGATGAACTCGCCCGCGACGGCCCGTCGCGGCAACCAACTATCCGCCGCCGGTATGACGCTGGCCGTCGTCGCGGTCCTGGTCCAGGTCGGCCACGGCGGGACCATGTCGGCAACCCGGTGGCTGGTGCTGCTCTGTGGAGCCCTGCTCGGCGCGGCCGCCGGCCTCTACTCGGCCCGAGCCGTGGCGATGACCTCCATGCCACAACTGGTGTCGCTGTTCAACGCCGTCGGCGGTGGCGCCGCGGCGCTGATCGCCGTCGCCGACTACCAGCACCACCCGCAGGTCTCCTCCGGCACGGGCATCGCCTCCGTGCTCGACGTGCTGATCGGTTGCGTCACCTTCTCCGGTTCGCTGATCGCCGCGGCGAAGCTGCAGGGCTACTGGTCCCAGCCCGTCTCCTTCCCCGGATCGCGCCTGATGTCGAGCGTGCTCGCGCTGGCGGCGGTCGCCGCGGGTGTCTGGGTGATCGCCGGCGCCGACAACGCGTGGGTGCTGTTGATCGTGGCGCTCGCGGCGACGGGCCTGGGCATCGGCATGGTCCTGCCGATCGGCGGTGCGGACATGCCTGTGGTCATCTCGTTGTTGAACGCCTTCACCGGAACGGCCGTCGCGATGGCTGGCTTCGTGCTGTCCAACGCCACGCTGACCATCGCTGGCGCGCTCGTCGGTGCCTCCGGCGGGATCCTCACCAAGCTGATGGCCGACGCGATGAACCGGTCGGTCGTCTCGATCATCGCGGGCGGCTTCGGCACCGGCGCCGTTGGCCTGGCGGCCGCCCCCGGCAGTGGTGGCAGCGTGCGCTCGGTGGCGGTGGACGACGCCGGCCTGCAACTGGCTTACGCCAACAAGGTGATCATCGTTCCCGGTTACGGCCTGGCCGCCGCGCAGGCCCAGCACGAGGCGCGCGAACTGGCCGAGCTGCTCGAGGAGCGCGGCGTCGAGGTCTCCTACGCCATCCACCCGGTCGCGGGCCGGATGCCCGGGCACATGAACGTCCTGCTGGCCGAGGCGAACGTGCCCTACGACCAGCTGCGCGAGATGGAGGAGATCAACCCCGAGTTCGAACGAACCGACGTGGCTCTGGTGGTCGGGGCGAACGATGTGACCAACCCGGCCGCCCGACGGCCTGGAAATGCGGTGTCCGGCATGCCGATTCTCGATGTGGACCGCGCCAAGAGCGTGCTGGTGATCAAGCGTTCGATGGCTTCGGGATACGCCGGGATCGACAACGACCTCTACACCGACCCGCGCACCAGCATGCTGTTCGCCGATGCGAAGAAAGGCCTTGCGGCCCTCGTGACCGCGATCAAGGCCGTCGGGTAG
- a CDS encoding NAD(P) transhydrogenase subunit alpha gives MSTGFVGDLTIFVLALLVGFEVISKVPATLHTPLMSGANSIHGVVLVGVIILSGFVSGPLGYVLTFLAAAFAAANVVGGYVVTDRMLQMFKKRPVPVKAAPPHAGVEPGDDR, from the coding sequence GTGAGCACCGGATTCGTCGGGGACCTCACCATCTTCGTCCTGGCCCTGCTGGTGGGCTTCGAGGTGATCAGCAAGGTGCCCGCCACCCTGCACACTCCCCTGATGTCCGGGGCGAACTCGATCCACGGCGTCGTCCTGGTCGGCGTGATCATCCTGTCCGGCTTCGTGTCCGGGCCCCTGGGCTACGTCTTGACGTTCCTCGCTGCCGCCTTCGCCGCGGCCAACGTGGTCGGCGGCTACGTGGTCACCGATCGGATGCTGCAGATGTTCAAGAAGCGTCCGGTGCCGGTAAAGGCCGCCCCACCCCATGCCGGGGTCGAGCCGGGGGACGACCGATGA
- a CDS encoding Re/Si-specific NAD(P)(+) transhydrogenase subunit alpha has product MSTSGFTVGVLSEDANGERRVALDPDAAKRVIGAGPAVLVESGAGGRAWFSDEQYQQAGAGVLDRAAVIGGADVIVSVSRPDDAVLDSLRAGQVIIGLLAPLTNPDLVRRLADRSLTAISLDQLPRTLSRAQGMDALSSQANVAGYRAVLVAAEHFDRFFPLLITAAGTSKPATVLVLGAGVAGLQAIGTARRLGAVVSGYDVRPAAREEVSSLGAKFVELSTAISGAGAGGYARELSEEERSAQQAELSAVIARHDIVITTAQVPGRTPPVLVTAQALAAMRAGSVVVDMAASALGGNVVGSEAGRTIVTANGVTLIGATNLPARLATSASQTYARNVAALLKHLTAEDGSMRLDPDDEITAGVLITRDGRVVHPGVAAAMGGPA; this is encoded by the coding sequence ATGAGCACCAGCGGGTTCACGGTCGGGGTCCTGTCCGAGGACGCCAACGGCGAGCGGCGGGTTGCCCTCGATCCGGACGCCGCCAAGCGCGTGATCGGCGCGGGCCCTGCGGTCCTCGTGGAATCCGGGGCGGGTGGCCGGGCCTGGTTCTCCGACGAGCAGTATCAGCAGGCCGGGGCCGGCGTGCTCGACCGGGCCGCGGTGATCGGCGGAGCCGACGTGATCGTGTCGGTGAGTCGGCCGGACGACGCCGTCCTGGACTCCCTGCGCGCCGGTCAGGTGATCATCGGACTGCTCGCGCCGTTGACCAACCCGGACCTGGTGCGGCGGCTGGCCGATCGGTCGCTCACCGCGATCAGCCTCGATCAACTGCCGCGCACCTTGAGCCGGGCTCAGGGGATGGACGCACTCAGTTCGCAGGCCAACGTGGCCGGGTATCGCGCCGTGCTGGTCGCCGCCGAACACTTCGACCGGTTCTTCCCGCTGCTGATCACGGCGGCCGGCACCTCCAAACCCGCCACCGTCCTGGTACTCGGAGCCGGTGTCGCCGGGCTTCAGGCGATCGGCACCGCGCGCCGGCTCGGGGCCGTGGTGTCGGGCTACGACGTGCGCCCGGCCGCCCGCGAGGAGGTGAGCTCGCTCGGTGCCAAGTTCGTCGAACTGAGCACCGCGATCTCCGGTGCCGGAGCCGGCGGCTACGCCCGTGAGCTCAGTGAGGAGGAGCGCAGCGCGCAGCAGGCCGAACTGAGCGCCGTCATCGCCCGCCACGACATCGTCATCACGACCGCTCAGGTTCCCGGACGCACCCCCCCGGTACTCGTCACCGCCCAGGCGTTGGCGGCGATGCGGGCCGGCTCCGTGGTGGTCGACATGGCGGCCAGTGCGCTGGGGGGCAACGTCGTCGGCTCCGAAGCGGGTCGCACCATCGTCACCGCCAACGGAGTGACCCTGATCGGCGCGACGAACCTGCCGGCCCGGTTGGCGACCAGCGCCTCGCAGACCTACGCCCGGAACGTCGCCGCATTGCTCAAACACCTGACTGCCGAGGATGGCTCCATGCGACTGGACCCCGACGATGAGATCACCGCCGGTGTACTGATCACCCGCGACGGACGGGTCGTCCATCCCGGCGTGGCCGCGGCCATGGGGGGTCCGGCGTGA
- the rpoZ gene encoding DNA-directed RNA polymerase subunit omega codes for MTSIASTPEGITNPPIDELLERTGSKYALVIVAAKRARQINAYYSQLGEGLLEYVGPMVETAPQEKALSIALREVNSDLIEFKPSAPEA; via the coding sequence GTGACCAGCATCGCGTCCACCCCCGAAGGCATCACCAACCCGCCCATCGACGAACTGCTCGAGCGCACCGGCTCGAAGTACGCCCTGGTCATCGTGGCAGCCAAGCGGGCCCGCCAGATCAACGCCTACTACAGCCAGCTGGGCGAGGGCCTGCTCGAGTACGTCGGGCCGATGGTCGAGACCGCTCCGCAGGAGAAGGCATTGTCCATCGCCCTGCGCGAGGTCAACTCCGACCTGATCGAGTTCAAGCCGTCGGCTCCCGAGGCCTGA
- the coaBC gene encoding bifunctional phosphopantothenoylcysteine decarboxylase/phosphopantothenate--cysteine ligase CoaBC, with protein sequence MVLGVCGGIAAYKVADLLRRLVEAGHDVQVVPTASALKFVGEPTWAALSHHPVATDVFAHADQIPHVRLGRGADLVVVAPATADVLAKAAHGLADDLLTNTLLTARCPVLFVPAMHTEMWEHPATVDNVATLRRRGCVVVEPATGRLTGADTGKGRLPEPAEIARLAELLLRRPGALVPDLSGVRVLITAGGTREPLDPVRYLGNRSSGRQGFEIASVAAARGAQVSLIAANVELPTPAGAELVRVETAEQLRQATHAAAKDADVVIMAAAVADFRPVTTVEHKIKKSEAAPEPVELVGNPDILVELVAARDAGEFAAVVVGFAAETGDQTGDVLSHGRAKLARKGCDLLVVNAVGAGRAFGQSDNAAIILDRDGRETEVPFGPKALVAAAVCDAVVSRLNR encoded by the coding sequence ATCGTGCTCGGCGTCTGCGGCGGTATCGCCGCCTACAAGGTTGCCGATCTGCTGCGCAGGCTGGTCGAGGCCGGGCACGACGTCCAGGTGGTGCCCACCGCGTCGGCGCTGAAATTCGTGGGCGAGCCCACCTGGGCCGCGTTGTCCCACCACCCGGTGGCCACGGACGTCTTCGCCCACGCCGATCAGATACCCCACGTCCGGCTCGGCCGTGGTGCCGACCTCGTCGTCGTGGCCCCGGCCACGGCTGACGTGCTGGCCAAAGCCGCGCACGGCCTGGCCGACGACCTGCTGACCAACACCCTGCTGACGGCCCGCTGCCCGGTGCTGTTCGTCCCGGCGATGCACACCGAGATGTGGGAGCACCCGGCGACGGTCGACAACGTCGCCACCCTTCGGCGTCGGGGCTGCGTGGTCGTGGAACCCGCGACCGGTCGGCTCACCGGGGCCGACACCGGCAAGGGGCGCCTGCCCGAGCCGGCCGAGATCGCGCGGCTGGCCGAGCTGTTGCTACGCCGACCGGGCGCTCTGGTCCCCGACCTGAGTGGGGTCCGGGTCCTCATCACCGCAGGCGGCACCCGGGAGCCCCTCGACCCGGTTCGCTACCTCGGCAACCGATCGTCGGGCCGGCAAGGGTTCGAGATCGCCTCTGTCGCCGCTGCCCGCGGCGCGCAGGTGAGCCTCATCGCAGCGAACGTCGAACTGCCGACGCCGGCCGGTGCCGAGCTCGTGCGGGTCGAGACCGCAGAACAGCTGCGACAGGCCACACATGCCGCGGCCAAGGACGCCGACGTCGTGATCATGGCGGCCGCCGTAGCCGACTTCCGCCCGGTGACCACGGTCGAGCACAAGATCAAGAAGTCCGAGGCAGCACCGGAACCCGTCGAGCTGGTCGGCAACCCAGACATCCTGGTGGAGCTGGTGGCCGCCCGCGACGCCGGGGAGTTCGCCGCCGTCGTGGTGGGATTCGCCGCCGAAACGGGTGACCAGACCGGTGACGTCCTCAGCCACGGCCGCGCCAAGTTGGCGCGCAAGGGCTGTGACCTGCTGGTGGTGAACGCGGTGGGAGCCGGACGGGCCTTCGGTCAGTCCGACAACGCCGCGATCATCCTCGACCGCGACGGCAGGGAGACCGAAGTGCCGTTCGGACCGAAGGCCCTGGTGGCGGCCGCGGTGTGCGATGCCGTGGTTTCCCGCCTCAATCGCTAG
- the metK gene encoding methionine adenosyltransferase, translated as MSRRLFTSESVTEGHPDKIADQISDGILDALLAADPASRVAVETMITTGQVHIAGEVTTDAYADIPAIVRKTILGIGYDSSRKGFDGESCGVSVSIGAQSPDIAQGVDTAYESRVEHSEDAIAAQGAGDQGLMFGYASDETPELMPLPIWLAHRLAEKLTEVRKNGTIPYLRPDGKTQVTIEYVNNKPVRLDTVVVSSQHAEDIDLDTLLKPDIEEHVVKPVVEAVAGLDTSDYRLLVNPTGRFVIGGPMGDAGLTGRKIIVDTYGGMARHGGGAFSGKDPSKVDRSAAYAMRWVAKNVVAAKLATRCEVQVAYAIGKAEPVGLFVETFGTETVPVERIISAITETFDLRPAAIIRDLDLKRPIYQKTAAYGHFGREDADFTWERTDRAEQLAKLATS; from the coding sequence GTGAGCCGACGCCTTTTCACCTCGGAGTCCGTGACCGAGGGCCATCCGGACAAGATTGCCGATCAGATCTCTGACGGCATCCTGGACGCCCTTCTCGCCGCCGACCCCGCCAGCCGGGTTGCGGTGGAGACCATGATCACCACCGGTCAGGTCCACATCGCCGGCGAGGTGACCACCGATGCGTACGCCGACATCCCCGCTATCGTGCGCAAGACGATCCTCGGGATCGGCTACGACTCCTCGCGTAAGGGCTTCGACGGTGAGTCCTGCGGTGTCAGCGTGTCCATCGGCGCGCAGTCCCCGGACATCGCCCAGGGGGTCGACACCGCCTACGAGAGCCGTGTCGAGCATTCCGAAGACGCCATCGCGGCGCAGGGTGCCGGTGATCAGGGCCTGATGTTCGGCTATGCCTCCGACGAAACGCCGGAATTGATGCCGCTGCCGATCTGGCTGGCCCACCGGCTGGCCGAGAAGCTGACCGAGGTCCGCAAGAACGGCACGATCCCCTACCTGCGTCCCGACGGTAAGACCCAGGTCACCATCGAGTACGTCAACAACAAGCCGGTTCGGCTGGACACCGTCGTGGTGTCGAGCCAGCACGCCGAGGACATCGATCTGGACACCCTTCTCAAGCCCGACATCGAGGAGCACGTCGTCAAGCCGGTCGTCGAGGCCGTCGCCGGACTGGACACCAGCGACTACCGGTTGCTGGTCAACCCGACCGGCCGTTTCGTCATCGGTGGACCGATGGGCGACGCCGGCCTGACCGGGCGCAAGATCATCGTCGACACCTACGGTGGCATGGCCCGGCACGGTGGCGGCGCGTTCTCCGGCAAGGATCCGTCGAAGGTTGACCGGTCCGCGGCCTACGCGATGCGCTGGGTGGCCAAGAACGTGGTGGCCGCCAAGCTGGCGACCCGCTGCGAGGTCCAGGTCGCCTACGCCATCGGCAAGGCCGAGCCGGTGGGCCTGTTCGTCGAGACCTTCGGCACCGAGACCGTTCCGGTTGAGCGGATCATCTCGGCGATCACCGAGACCTTCGACCTCCGTCCGGCCGCCATCATCCGGGACCTGGACCTGAAGCGGCCGATTTACCAGAAGACCGCGGCCTACGGCCACTTCGGTCGCGAAGACGCCGATTTCACCTGGGAGCGCACCGACCGCGCCGAGCAGCTCGCCAAGCTCGCGACCAGCTGA
- a CDS encoding primosomal protein N': MSSVGGSSGRRPAAANPIARVAVDSPLPHLDRPFDYLVPIELDQVVGAGSRVRIRFAGRLVDGWVLSREPASEHDGRLAYLERGVGDEPVLTPETTALFRAVADRWAGTFADVVRLAVPPRHARAEAAAPISPSAPTTALQSTGWPRYRAGAAFVAAVAAHRPARAVWNILPDEDWPVRVAELVRTSVAAGRGAIVVVPDARDSARVDAALSATMPAGSHVLLSAELGPEARYRRWLAVRRGSVMAVVGNRSAVYAPVRDLGLIVLLDDGDDLHAEPRAPYPHARDVAVLRSALGGAALMIGGHAQTAEAALLLQSGWAQRIAASRDELRAAAPRVIATGDDFELERDPVARSARLPAVAFRAARQSLAAGHPVLLQVPRRGYVPSLACVKDRTPARCPTCSGPLAASGPGATPTCRWCGRAATDWHCPVCSGRALRAVVIGAGRTAEEIGRAFAGTVTRTSAGDQVLAEIPDGPSVVVATPGAEPFVAGGYGAALLLDGWALLSRADLRAGEEALRRWANAAALVRADGQVIVTADASLAPVQALVRWDPSGFAERELADRRELDFPPVSRMASLTGEPADVAELLALAHLPASAQELGSVSAPPPRRAGRPLPPTSETIRLLLRVPRADGVALAEALHAAAAVRSARKSGGPVRTALDPLELF, from the coding sequence GTGTCCAGCGTCGGCGGTAGCTCCGGCCGCCGGCCCGCGGCGGCCAATCCGATCGCGCGGGTGGCGGTCGATTCACCCTTGCCCCACCTGGACCGCCCCTTCGACTATCTCGTCCCGATCGAGCTCGACCAGGTCGTCGGTGCTGGTTCGCGGGTCCGCATCCGTTTCGCCGGACGACTGGTCGACGGGTGGGTGCTGAGCCGCGAACCGGCCAGCGAGCACGATGGCCGGCTGGCGTACCTCGAGCGCGGCGTGGGCGACGAACCGGTGCTCACGCCGGAAACCACGGCCCTTTTCCGCGCGGTTGCCGACCGATGGGCGGGCACCTTCGCCGACGTGGTGAGGCTCGCGGTTCCACCACGGCATGCCCGAGCCGAGGCTGCCGCCCCGATCTCGCCGAGCGCGCCGACGACCGCGCTGCAGTCCACTGGCTGGCCGCGCTACCGGGCCGGTGCGGCGTTCGTCGCTGCGGTCGCCGCGCACCGGCCCGCGCGTGCGGTGTGGAACATCCTGCCCGACGAGGACTGGCCGGTCCGCGTTGCCGAGTTGGTGCGCACCAGCGTGGCGGCCGGGCGTGGCGCCATTGTGGTCGTCCCCGACGCTCGCGACAGCGCACGGGTGGACGCCGCACTGTCGGCGACCATGCCCGCGGGCTCGCACGTGCTGCTGAGCGCCGAACTCGGTCCCGAGGCGCGGTACCGACGGTGGCTGGCCGTCCGGCGCGGGTCCGTGATGGCGGTCGTGGGCAATCGCTCCGCGGTGTACGCACCGGTGCGCGATCTGGGGCTGATCGTCCTGCTCGACGATGGCGATGACCTGCACGCCGAGCCCCGGGCCCCCTACCCACACGCACGCGACGTCGCCGTCCTGCGCTCGGCCCTGGGCGGCGCTGCGCTGATGATCGGTGGTCATGCCCAGACGGCCGAGGCCGCCCTGCTTCTGCAATCCGGCTGGGCTCAGCGCATCGCTGCGAGCCGGGACGAGCTGCGCGCGGCGGCGCCACGGGTGATCGCCACGGGCGACGACTTCGAGCTCGAGCGTGACCCGGTCGCCCGTTCCGCCCGGCTACCGGCGGTGGCCTTCCGAGCTGCGCGCCAGTCCTTGGCGGCCGGACACCCGGTGTTGCTACAGGTCCCGCGCCGGGGCTACGTCCCCTCTCTGGCGTGCGTGAAGGACCGCACCCCCGCTCGGTGTCCGACGTGTTCCGGGCCGCTGGCGGCCTCGGGCCCTGGCGCCACGCCGACCTGTCGCTGGTGCGGCCGGGCGGCCACGGACTGGCACTGCCCGGTCTGCTCGGGTCGGGCGCTGCGGGCGGTGGTGATCGGCGCCGGGCGGACGGCGGAGGAGATCGGCCGTGCCTTTGCGGGCACGGTGACCCGGACCAGCGCCGGAGACCAGGTGCTGGCCGAGATCCCGGACGGCCCGAGTGTGGTGGTGGCGACGCCGGGAGCCGAGCCCTTCGTCGCGGGCGGGTACGGAGCGGCTCTGCTGCTCGACGGTTGGGCGCTGTTGTCCCGCGCTGACCTGCGTGCGGGGGAGGAGGCGCTGCGCCGGTGGGCCAACGCCGCCGCTCTTGTCCGCGCCGACGGTCAGGTGATCGTGACTGCCGACGCGTCGCTGGCGCCGGTGCAGGCGCTGGTGCGCTGGGATCCCTCCGGCTTCGCCGAGCGCGAGCTGGCCGACCGGCGCGAGCTCGATTTCCCTCCGGTGAGCCGCATGGCGTCGCTGACCGGCGAGCCGGCCGATGTCGCCGAGCTGCTCGCCCTGGCCCACCTGCCGGCCAGCGCGCAGGAGCTGGGATCGGTCTCGGCGCCACCTCCACGCCGGGCCGGCCGTCCACTGCCGCCCACGTCCGAGACGATCAGGCTGCTGTTGCGCGTTCCCCGCGCCGACGGCGTGGCGTTGGCTGAGGCCCTGCACGCGGCGGCCGCGGTGCGCTCGGCGCGCAAGTCCGGTGGGCCCGTTCGAACCGCCCTGGATCCCCTCGAACTGTTCTGA
- a CDS encoding MFS transporter yields the protein MLDPAAHERRVALSVTTVGILAATLNSSILLISLPAIFAGLGLDPLAPSNISYLLWMLMGYLLVTAVLVVTFGRLGDQYGRAKLFNLGFLIFTIASIACALIPNSGAAGALELIVLRVVQGVGGAMLTANSTALITDAFPADRRGFALGVNQVAGIGGSFLGLVIGGLLSEWHWRAVFWVSVPVGIWGTWMGYRSLRDKPRNNAARIAIDWWGNLSFGIGLIAILVAITYGLQPYGSHTMGWTSPKVLTGLIGGGLLLIAFGFIETRVADPMMDLSLFRIRAFAAGQSVNFLSSMARGGLQFMLIIWLQGIWLPLHGYAFHDTPLWAGIYMLPLTVGFLIAGPASGALSDRFGARAFATGGLLLTAATFLGLILIPADFNYVVFAALLAANGIGMSLMAAPNSAAIMNAVPASERGAASGIRATGMNAGMVLSMGGFFTLMAIGLASRLPDSMYAGLTKLGITPEAAHTISHIPPVGTLFAAFLGDNPIQQLVHQVDPQQLQPGSGVDVAALTGQQFFPHLIADAFKHGLLIAFGASIVMLLIAAVASLMRGEKFVHAEPDRDLPPNAGLAKSELAKSGQGSGSATDHTSTHASSRTVSAEHGHGHETVMQALAREGAALDGIPGQDVAYEDALTDNR from the coding sequence GTGCTTGATCCTGCTGCTCACGAGCGCCGCGTCGCGCTGTCCGTGACCACCGTCGGCATCCTGGCCGCGACCCTGAACTCCTCGATCCTGCTCATCTCGCTGCCGGCGATCTTCGCCGGACTCGGACTCGATCCGCTGGCACCGTCCAACATCTCCTACCTGCTGTGGATGCTGATGGGCTATCTGTTGGTCACAGCGGTCCTGGTCGTGACCTTCGGGCGGCTCGGTGATCAGTACGGGCGCGCGAAGCTGTTCAACCTGGGCTTCCTGATCTTCACGATCGCCTCGATCGCCTGCGCGCTGATCCCGAACAGCGGCGCCGCCGGGGCCCTCGAACTCATCGTCCTGCGAGTGGTGCAGGGTGTCGGCGGCGCCATGCTGACCGCGAACTCGACCGCCCTGATCACCGACGCCTTCCCTGCCGACCGGCGCGGGTTCGCCCTCGGTGTCAACCAGGTCGCCGGCATCGGCGGGTCCTTCCTCGGCCTGGTGATCGGCGGCCTGCTGTCGGAATGGCACTGGCGTGCGGTGTTCTGGGTCAGCGTGCCCGTCGGGATCTGGGGCACCTGGATGGGCTATCGCAGCCTGCGGGACAAGCCGCGCAACAACGCGGCCCGGATCGCTATCGACTGGTGGGGCAACCTCAGCTTCGGCATCGGCCTGATCGCGATCCTGGTCGCCATCACCTACGGCCTGCAGCCCTACGGCAGTCACACCATGGGCTGGACGTCACCGAAGGTGCTGACCGGTCTGATCGGCGGCGGGCTCCTGCTGATCGCCTTCGGGTTCATCGAGACCCGCGTCGCCGATCCGATGATGGACCTGTCGCTGTTCCGAATCAGGGCGTTCGCGGCGGGGCAGAGCGTCAACTTCCTCTCGTCGATGGCACGCGGTGGTCTGCAGTTCATGCTGATCATCTGGCTGCAGGGGATCTGGTTGCCGCTGCACGGCTACGCCTTCCACGACACCCCGCTCTGGGCCGGTATCTACATGCTTCCGCTGACCGTCGGATTCCTGATCGCGGGCCCCGCCTCGGGCGCGCTGTCCGACCGGTTCGGGGCGAGGGCCTTCGCCACCGGTGGGCTGCTGCTCACCGCGGCCACGTTCCTGGGCCTGATCCTGATTCCGGCGGACTTCAACTACGTGGTGTTCGCCGCCCTGCTGGCCGCCAACGGTATCGGGATGAGCTTGATGGCCGCCCCCAACTCGGCGGCGATCATGAACGCGGTGCCCGCCTCCGAGCGTGGTGCGGCCTCCGGTATCCGGGCCACCGGCATGAACGCCGGGATGGTCCTGTCAATGGGCGGCTTCTTCACACTGATGGCGATCGGGCTGGCCAGCCGACTGCCGGACTCGATGTACGCAGGCCTGACCAAGCTCGGTATCACGCCCGAGGCAGCCCACACGATTTCGCACATTCCGCCCGTCGGGACCCTGTTCGCGGCCTTCCTCGGCGACAACCCGATCCAGCAGTTGGTTCACCAGGTCGATCCGCAACAGCTTCAGCCTGGCTCGGGCGTCGATGTCGCAGCTCTGACCGGTCAGCAGTTCTTCCCGCACCTGATTGCCGACGCGTTCAAGCACGGGCTGCTGATCGCCTTCGGCGCGTCGATCGTGATGCTGCTCATCGCCGCGGTGGCCTCGCTGATGCGGGGCGAGAAGTTCGTGCACGCCGAACCCGATCGCGATCTGCCGCCGAATGCCGGGCTCGCCAAGTCCGAGCTCGCCAAGTCCGGCCAGGGATCCGGCTCCGCGACCGACCACACGTCCACTCACGCGTCCAGCCGAACCGTCAGCGCCGAGCACGGGCACGGGCACGAGACGGTGATGCAGGCGCTGGCCCGTGAGGGGGCCGCCCTGGACGGCATCCCCGGGCAGGACGTCGCCTACGAGGACGCCCTGACCGACAACCGTTGA
- the def gene encoding peptide deformylase, with the protein MTVLPIRLFGDPVLRTRADEVTVFDKELRQLVSDLRETMLDAPGAGLAAPQLGVSLRVFTYWLSEDQQGHLINPVLHFPSEDMQDGPEGCLSIPGLSWDCARREHVVAHGQNEYGDPVTVEGTARLSRCIQHETDHLDGVLFVDRLDAETRRAAMAEIRNAEWSGLTPPVVKVSPHGAGAGGGGGALGPGSMFGLRR; encoded by the coding sequence GTGACCGTCCTCCCCATCCGCCTGTTCGGCGACCCGGTGCTGCGCACCCGGGCCGACGAGGTGACCGTGTTCGACAAAGAGCTTCGCCAGCTGGTCTCCGACCTGCGCGAGACCATGCTCGACGCGCCTGGGGCAGGGCTGGCGGCGCCACAACTGGGTGTGAGTCTGCGGGTGTTCACCTACTGGCTCAGCGAGGATCAGCAGGGTCACCTGATCAATCCGGTCCTGCACTTCCCGTCGGAGGACATGCAGGACGGTCCCGAGGGCTGTCTGTCGATCCCTGGCCTGTCCTGGGATTGCGCGCGACGCGAGCACGTCGTGGCCCATGGCCAGAACGAGTACGGCGACCCGGTCACCGTCGAGGGAACCGCGCGCCTGTCCAGGTGCATCCAGCACGAAACCGATCACCTCGACGGCGTGCTGTTCGTCGATCGCCTCGACGCCGAAACCCGACGCGCGGCGATGGCCGAGATCCGCAACGCCGAATGGTCGGGGCTCACCCCGCCGGTCGTCAAGGTCAGCCCGCACGGCGCGGGCGCCGGTGGCGGGGGCGGTGCTCTCGGTCCCGGGAGCATGTTCGGGCTACGCCGGTGA